ggtcgtgcagagaccccgcagaggacacatcccgatcctgtggagcagggaaggaggcacagctggagaccatcccaaagcagccctgagtggagagtcctgcccagggggaggctggggacttgtggggctggaggaaggctccttctaagctgcagatgtgcaggtccagggcagggacagtgctctggcaagaggtgaaggagcaagcagggctggggcaggctggaaggcggcagacgggctctgcaaaaagcagagggagaaaaatcactgctgaagcccagggctgaaccaggcacctttagatcttcagtctaacgctgtcccagctgagctccttcagccctgccccagcagcccttgtccccgggccacccctgccgggccccagTCTGACACAGACGAGGAGtgctcctcagggaggttcccagggaaaagctgtgcccagccccggacagaggggaccgggcccctcccagcctccaagcccaggtgggcccagctttggtggaggccacattacgctgggcgtgccaagatgtgtgtgggcctcatacaaaggggacaggagtgaaggtaagtgggcaggccaggcatgtacaactgcaaaggctgagggtCAAAGAAGCATAGGACTgatggaagaccttatcacctggaaagcctcctcccacacattttttcccttgctgaactttgctgcttccttcccagctcctctccctccttccccctgagcagtgcagggcgatggggaatgggggtcctggtcagtccataccaattcctctctgctgctccttccttctaccacttttcccatggggtccctcttacaggctacagtcttttgagataaacctgctacagcatggtctctcctcaagctgaaattctttcaggaaatatccaacctctccagtgttgggtcctccaccaagtgcagggattacctcctccactgtgctcctctccttaggctgcagggaaatacctgctctactgtggtattctccacaggctgcaggagaccatctgctctggcacctggagcacctcctctccctccttcttcactcaccctggtgttttcagggctgtttctcacactggttttccctcactcctctcccactcgagCCCTTGtatcctttcttaaatacactctcacagaGGTTCCACCATCCTCGttgatgggctcagttttggccagcggtgggtttcttttggagccGTCTGGAACCAGGTCTGTCTGGCATGGAAGCAGCccttggtctcttctcacagaggcccatgccttcagccccaccactaccaaaccctggagacggacaccaattccacaagccctggctctgcaccacaaacactctggtgtgagtcctcaccccgcatggTCACATggtacaagctgcactccgaggatttttcctcccgggcactttccagcccagcccagctccctccaagctctgccacctcccctgccctctctccatcccagcccagtctgcgctggcccaacagcagagcctgccccagggtgctgcagagctctgggcactcactccacagccacagcccctctgaagggcaccacagctgctggggggcagaggagggtcagccccagagatggggggcattatggcacaaggaaaaggcagtcagtgggcccctgtgtcctcctccccaggatgttctgagcggtctgcagcccctctgtgccatcccctctccccagcccagtacaagagccctggccttggggaccctcaggcagctgctgccgccccagtgacagagtggcactgggacagcctgccccaggctgctgcagccagaaaggtcttctcatctcccatttattcagccctgctgctgatgggtctcagaaaaggaagtgttagctggttcatgtattttatttaaacacacagagagactaACTCTTCGTTTACATATATGTTTTGCGTCACTGATGAGAtgtgaaaagttaaggaggaggggaggaatagtgAATGCTTGTCACACCAGATACAGgaaatcctttgcagaggaaggtacacagtctatggctgctgaaaaatgtccaatcagtttcctcagggcatccttgagctcctggttcctcatgctgtagatgagggggttcactgctggaggcaccaccgagtagaGAAATGACACCACTAGattcaggaatgaagaggagacagagagggGCTTCAGGTAGGAAAACACCCCAGTGGTGATAAAGAGGGAAACCAcagccaggtgagggaggcacgtggaaaaggctttctgtcttccctgctgtgagggcatcctcagcacagccctgaagatcaacacataggacaccacaatgaaaacaaaacacacaaagtcAAAAAAGGTACTTAAAgaaagaagcccaacttccctgaggtagtctgattgtaagcaggagagcttgaggatctgagggatttcacagaagaactggtccacagcatttCCTTGGCAGAgagatattgaaaatgtattgtttttgtgcagcagagcagtaagaaagccactgccccaggcagctgctgccatgtggacacaagctctgctgcccaggagggtcccatagtgcaggggtttgcagatggcaacgtagcggtcgtaggccatgactgtcagaagataaaactctgctgagatcaAGCTAACAAACAGgaagacctgtgcaacacatcccgagaaggagatggccctggtgtcccagagggagttggccatggctttgggcagagtggtggagatgcagcccaggtcgaggagggcgaggttgaggaggaagaagtacatgggggtgtggaggcggtggtcacaggctattGCAGTGacgatgaggccattgcccaggagggcagccaggtagatgcccaggaagagccagaagtgcaagagctgcagttcccacgtgtctgcgaatgccaggaggaggaagtgggtgatggagctgccgttggacatcggatccctttgttcccgaggtactgccaaaggaggaaagcacactcacaagtcaggacagccctgagcaaatctcttcccatcgcctgcccttccaaacccaagccctggaaacacactttgcctgtgtcttttttccaggaactttttgcatttccttttttggagctctcattgttgctggccaagtgtgccgtgagaagcagagctctgcttgtgggctcccaaggagtcatccctgctccacagcagcggggattggggaaaggggttacagcttctgccattcactagttacctcatctgtgatccacttgtaacgcagaggagctgctcagcatattcctgcaggaaaacctcaaggaagctcctggttgtcctaaagccgcagtgacatgagcagagccagctcactcctcagccttgtcggGGGGGAAACACCACGCAGCTcttcactcactccccccacactcactgcagagggatagggagaagagggagaaaaaggaataaaaatctcatgggctgagatacagccagtttgatagaccagtaacgggaaagaaaataacaatcattgcaaaagaatataggaaaccaggagtgatgcagtacaattgcttaccccccgatgcccatcccgagcagcaaacacggattcctgccgcccggccaacccccatttctgtactgagcaggaccagcccaaggcattttaatgccctctctggtggttttggtgctgagtccatgaagctcagacacaggggaggctgatgaaacctctccagacgTCAACGTCAGatgcaaactccaaagtttcttggagcgttaatgggtcccactgagggccattactgccaaaggctcctggggactcgttcgagggaaaactggaggcggtgagggcaggtaggcaaaggcaatggaggggtgtctctgacgctggctaatgctgaatgtgtgagaggaaggcaaagggccaagccctggcctccagcccctgggaagggagatcctgccccacaaccacagctcagggctcttcctggggcattgtgatgggaggacgtgcaatgccaagggcagaaacagagaatgacggctcccgggtggggaagaggaggcgctaaggccctagtgctgtaaggataaggtgtcttctggtagccttggtggcacagacaacagccacagccaagaggagaaagacataagcactgttgggggctttcagccttgccaactcccttgatcgtctccacccctggctgtgctatggtgtcccacatctgctcctcttcccctgcaggctgcagacatcccccctgcttccccgtcttgctctcccctcagcatctcactgcctttactcatctctctccatcgtc
The DNA window shown above is from Larus michahellis chromosome W unlocalized genomic scaffold, bLarMic1.1 SUPER_W_unloc_1, whole genome shotgun sequence and carries:
- the LOC141736629 gene encoding olfactory receptor 14A16-like gives rise to the protein MSNGSSITHFLLLAFADTWELQLLHFWLFLGIYLAALLGNGLIVTAIACDHRLHTPMYFFLLNLALLDLGCISTTLPKAMANSLWDTRAISFSGCVAQVFLFVSLISAEFYLLTVMAYDRYVAICKPLHYGTLLGSRACVHMAAAAWGSGFLTALLHKNNTFSISLCQGNAVDQFFCEIPQILKLSCLQSDYLREVGLLSLSTFFDFVCFVFIVVSYVLIFRAVLRMPSQQGRQKAFSTCLPHLAVVSLFITTGVFSYLKPLSVSSSFLNLVVSFLYSVVPPAVNPLIYSMRNQELKDALRKLIGHFSAAIDCVPSSAKDFLYLV